The Deinococcus wulumuqiensis R12 genome has a window encoding:
- a CDS encoding phosphatase PAP2 family protein produces the protein MLPAHLPHVRWLARLCVVGVGLGATSLALPGLPFPGLPLTGALAQGAPPPRLTAPSGPLSPARSGLAASPFLVLPAAPELRQAGNALAAASAGPASPLSVQVPRRVARTTLDLIAARRLDPPPAARVLALTLGTLHDAAWLARHSGRAVDSDTAAAVAATRVLMALFEQDGARLARELQAGLPDLPADVDRVSWALGEAAADAALAFARQDGAAQPGQDGPAQPGGEGVWAPLTGQQALEPGWGKVQPIGLTRETLPRVVPPPAWQSAAFAADRAAFAEQQAQLTAADRALAEHWAAGPGSVTPLGLWMQEALRLAEQTRLGGGDLAQVLAATAVAGHNAFISCWQGKFEYNVARPQGWMEQVQPGWTPPLPTPPFPSYPSGHATVSGAAAEVLARFFPLQARQLRRDAQDAAFSRVVGGIHWTLDGAAGLDVGRRVAWALLGESSP, from the coding sequence ATGTTGCCTGCCCACCTTCCCCATGTCCGGTGGCTGGCCCGGCTGTGCGTCGTGGGCGTCGGTCTGGGGGCCACCTCGCTGGCTCTCCCCGGGCTGCCTTTCCCAGGGCTGCCTCTCACCGGGGCGCTGGCCCAGGGCGCTCCCCCTCCCCGGCTGACGGCGCCGAGCGGCCCGCTCTCCCCGGCCCGCTCGGGCCTGGCCGCCTCGCCCTTTCTGGTCCTGCCTGCGGCCCCCGAACTGCGCCAGGCCGGGAACGCGCTCGCGGCGGCCTCTGCTGGCCCAGCCTCGCCCCTTTCGGTGCAGGTGCCTCGCCGGGTGGCCCGGACGACCCTCGACCTCATCGCGGCCCGGCGCCTGGACCCGCCGCCTGCCGCCCGCGTGCTGGCGCTGACCCTGGGAACCCTGCACGACGCGGCGTGGCTGGCCCGGCACAGTGGGCGGGCGGTGGACAGCGATACGGCGGCGGCGGTGGCCGCGACCCGCGTGCTGATGGCCCTGTTCGAGCAGGACGGCGCGCGGCTGGCCCGCGAGTTGCAGGCCGGATTGCCGGACCTGCCCGCCGACGTGGACCGGGTGTCGTGGGCGCTGGGCGAAGCCGCTGCCGACGCGGCGCTGGCGTTCGCCCGGCAGGACGGCGCCGCGCAGCCCGGGCAGGACGGCCCCGCGCAGCCCGGTGGCGAGGGAGTCTGGGCGCCACTAACGGGACAGCAGGCGCTCGAACCCGGCTGGGGCAAGGTGCAGCCCATCGGCTTGACCCGCGAGACCCTGCCGCGCGTCGTGCCGCCACCCGCGTGGCAAAGCGCCGCGTTTGCCGCCGACCGCGCCGCGTTTGCCGAGCAGCAGGCCCAGCTGACCGCCGCCGACCGCGCCCTGGCCGAACACTGGGCCGCCGGGCCGGGCAGCGTGACCCCGCTGGGCCTGTGGATGCAAGAAGCCCTGCGGCTGGCCGAGCAGACGCGGCTGGGCGGCGGCGACCTCGCGCAGGTGCTCGCGGCGACGGCAGTGGCGGGACACAACGCCTTCATCAGTTGCTGGCAGGGCAAATTCGAGTACAACGTGGCCCGGCCCCAGGGCTGGATGGAGCAGGTGCAGCCCGGCTGGACCCCGCCGCTGCCCACCCCCCCTTTTCCGAGTTACCCCAGCGGGCACGCCACCGTCAGCGGAGCCGCCGCCGAGGTGCTGGCGCGGTTTTTCCCCTTGCAGGCCCGGCAACTGCGGCGCGACGCCCAGGACGCGGCGTTCTCGCGGGTGGTCGGCGGCATCCACTGGACCCTGGACGGTGCGGCGGGCCTCGATGTCGGGCGGCGGGTGGCCTGGGCCTTGCTGGGCGAGTCGTCCCCCTGA
- a CDS encoding ABC transporter ATP-binding protein, protein MSKSSVPAFPAIEVRGLSKSYGQTHVLTDVFLNVIPGEVYALTGPNGAGKTTLIRMLTGLAFPTRGEVRVMGVNVHTDGPRARTLMGAVVEAPAKFYPQFTGIENLKIHAGLTGAGVGPGRISEVLALLELTSMGGRRVAEYSLGQRQRLGVASAILAEPRVLILDEPTSGLDPLGIGLIHRIVTSLATSGCAVILSTHHLREIATYAHTVGIMTAGRLVDTVDLRSRTSAYRFRVDDPVGAAALLERQPYVRRAVARPPYAVAQLGAQANVPEALRLLANEDVAVYEVTPDHFDLYEYYRERVEYA, encoded by the coding sequence GTGAGCAAATCCTCCGTGCCCGCTTTTCCGGCCATCGAAGTGCGGGGCCTGTCCAAGAGCTACGGCCAGACGCACGTGCTGACCGACGTGTTCCTGAACGTGATTCCCGGCGAGGTCTACGCGCTGACCGGCCCCAACGGTGCGGGCAAGACCACCCTGATCCGCATGCTGACCGGGCTGGCCTTTCCCACCCGGGGCGAGGTGCGGGTGATGGGGGTCAATGTCCACACCGACGGCCCCCGGGCGCGGACGCTGATGGGCGCGGTGGTGGAGGCCCCCGCCAAGTTCTACCCGCAGTTCACCGGCATCGAGAACCTGAAGATTCACGCCGGGCTGACCGGTGCGGGCGTGGGGCCGGGGCGCATCAGCGAGGTGCTGGCGCTGCTCGAACTCACCAGCATGGGCGGGCGCCGGGTGGCCGAGTACTCGCTGGGCCAGCGTCAGCGGCTGGGGGTGGCGAGCGCGATTCTGGCCGAACCCCGGGTCCTGATTCTGGACGAGCCGACCAGTGGCCTCGACCCCCTGGGCATCGGCCTGATTCACCGCATCGTGACCAGCCTGGCGACCTCGGGCTGCGCGGTCATTCTCAGTACCCACCACCTGCGCGAAATCGCCACCTACGCCCACACCGTCGGCATCATGACCGCCGGGCGGCTGGTGGACACGGTGGACCTGCGCAGCCGCACGAGTGCTTACCGCTTCCGGGTGGACGACCCGGTGGGCGCGGCGGCGCTGCTGGAGCGTCAGCCGTATGTGCGCAGGGCTGTGGCCCGGCCTCCCTACGCGGTGGCGCAGCTCGGAGCACAGGCCAACGTGCCCGAGGCGCTGCGGCTGCTGGCGAACGAGGACGTGGCCGTCTACGAAGTCACCCCCGACCATTTCGACCTGTACGAGTATTACCGTGAACGTGTGGAGTACGCCTGA
- a CDS encoding glycerol-3-phosphate dehydrogenase/oxidase produces MTQGSAVDPRPAQLRAALASPEWDIIVVGGGASGLGSAVEAATRGHRVLLLEGHDYAKGTSSRSTKLVHGGVRYLAQGNVSLVREALHERGLLRKNAPHLVRDLGFVVPAYDWWAAPFYGIGLKMYDVLAGKLNLGSSAYLSRDKVLSRVSTYQPEGLRGGILYFDGQFDDARLAITLLRTLEDFGGVALNYAPVTGLLKDGEQVRGVRFRDEESGQEHEVRAKVVVNATGVWVDDIRRMEDPSVKPMLSPSQGVHVVVEKKFLPGDSAIMIPRTDDGRVLFAVPWHDHVVIGTTDTPVPQTDFEPRALEEEVEFILRTAGRYMNPAPTRADVLSVYAGLRPLVKNEKTDGAGSTASLSRDHVIRISKGNLITLTGGKWTTYRRMGEDTINRAEKLGGLPERLTITPGLHLHGWSEDERPDHWKVYGNDAERVQQLPGADVTLHPALPYTEAELRWAVRHESARTVEDLLSRRTRALLLGARASMEAAPRAAAILAEELGGAGAGKDAAWQAQQVEAFRQIASGYVLSSGA; encoded by the coding sequence ATGACTCAAGGTTCTGCTGTCGATCCCCGTCCGGCCCAGCTGCGGGCGGCCCTCGCGTCCCCGGAGTGGGACATCATCGTGGTGGGCGGCGGCGCGTCCGGGCTGGGCAGCGCGGTGGAGGCCGCCACCCGTGGCCACCGCGTGCTGCTGCTCGAAGGTCACGACTACGCCAAGGGCACCAGCAGCCGCTCGACCAAGCTGGTGCACGGCGGCGTGCGTTACCTCGCCCAGGGCAACGTGTCGCTGGTGCGCGAGGCGCTGCACGAGCGCGGCCTGCTGCGCAAAAACGCCCCTCACCTCGTCCGTGACCTGGGCTTCGTGGTCCCGGCCTACGACTGGTGGGCCGCGCCCTTCTACGGCATCGGCCTGAAGATGTACGACGTGCTGGCGGGCAAGCTCAACCTGGGCAGCTCGGCTTACCTCAGCCGTGACAAGGTGCTCTCGCGGGTGTCCACCTATCAGCCCGAGGGACTCCGTGGCGGCATCCTGTACTTCGACGGACAGTTCGACGACGCCCGCCTCGCCATCACCCTGCTGCGGACCCTGGAAGACTTCGGCGGCGTGGCCCTGAACTACGCTCCGGTCACCGGGCTGCTCAAGGACGGCGAGCAGGTGCGCGGCGTGCGCTTCCGTGACGAGGAAAGCGGCCAGGAACACGAGGTCCGCGCCAAAGTCGTGGTGAACGCGACCGGCGTGTGGGTGGACGATATCCGCCGCATGGAAGACCCCAGCGTGAAGCCCATGCTCTCGCCCAGCCAGGGCGTGCATGTCGTGGTCGAGAAGAAATTCCTGCCCGGCGACAGCGCCATCATGATTCCCCGCACCGACGACGGGCGCGTGCTGTTCGCCGTGCCCTGGCACGACCATGTGGTCATCGGCACCACCGACACCCCGGTGCCGCAGACCGACTTTGAGCCCCGGGCGCTAGAGGAGGAAGTCGAGTTCATCCTGCGTACCGCCGGGCGCTACATGAACCCGGCCCCGACGCGCGCCGACGTGCTGAGCGTGTACGCGGGGCTGCGTCCGCTGGTCAAGAACGAGAAGACCGACGGCGCCGGGTCCACCGCGTCCCTCTCGCGTGACCACGTGATTCGCATTTCGAAGGGCAACCTCATCACCCTGACCGGCGGCAAGTGGACCACCTACCGCCGCATGGGTGAAGACACCATCAACCGCGCCGAGAAGCTGGGCGGCCTGCCGGAGCGCCTCACCATCACCCCCGGTCTGCACCTGCACGGCTGGAGCGAGGACGAGCGCCCCGACCACTGGAAGGTCTACGGCAACGACGCCGAGCGCGTGCAGCAGCTTCCCGGCGCCGACGTGACGCTGCATCCCGCGCTGCCCTACACCGAGGCCGAACTGCGCTGGGCCGTGCGCCATGAGAGTGCGCGCACCGTCGAGGACCTGCTCTCGCGCCGCACCCGCGCCCTGCTGCTCGGCGCCCGCGCCAGCATGGAGGCCGCCCCCCGCGCCGCCGCGATTCTGGCCGAGGAACTCGGCGGCGCAGGGGCAGGCAAGGACGCCGCGTGGCAGGCGCAGCAGGTCGA
- a CDS encoding CAP domain-containing protein, giving the protein MPEVTLRDGQDWTVPVQVSRAPDRLEVSGAPAGLSALLSGSELRLRDTGTVPGSYRLTVTGFWGSERRQAALQVTVLAPAPVSPPASPVPPASPVPPASPVPPASPVPPANPVPTTPAPDFSLGLGQSALPLVSGQSGRLPVAVLPNAALTEAVKLAVAAAPSGLRVGLSGETLLLDAAQTPAGHYTVTVTGTAAGLSRQATLQVSVSAPAQVSGVTLTASRLSLTAGENLDLQAAVQGSGAYQPGVTWEVRGDTPALSAQLTSRTDGSAALSVPASAPGGTLTVTARSVHDPSRLAQLQITVQVPVAPPPTAPAPSVPSGYVWYPGSDRAASADELEVLRLTNEARARGATCGTVPQAPAPALRWNDQLARAARNHALDLGKRSYFDHTTPEGVKFSDRITGAGYVWRTAGENIAAGQPSPAAVVDAWLRSPGHCTNLMNPAFTEMGVGGVRVDGSPYGLYWGQNFGTPR; this is encoded by the coding sequence TTGCCGGAAGTCACGCTGAGGGACGGCCAGGACTGGACGGTGCCGGTGCAGGTCAGCCGCGCCCCTGACCGCCTGGAAGTCAGCGGTGCCCCGGCGGGCCTGAGCGCCCTCCTGAGCGGCAGCGAACTGCGCCTGCGGGACACCGGGACCGTGCCCGGCAGCTACCGGCTGACCGTGACCGGCTTCTGGGGCAGCGAGCGGCGGCAGGCGGCCTTGCAGGTCACGGTGCTGGCTCCCGCGCCTGTCTCGCCCCCTGCCAGCCCTGTGCCTCCTGCCAGCCCTGTGCCTCCTGCCAGCCCTGTGCCTCCTGCCAGCCCTGTGCCTCCTGCCAACCCGGTGCCCACCACCCCCGCACCCGATTTCAGCCTCGGCCTGGGTCAGAGCGCCCTGCCCCTCGTGAGTGGTCAAAGTGGCCGCTTGCCCGTCGCCGTGCTTCCCAACGCGGCGCTGACGGAAGCGGTCAAGCTGGCGGTCGCGGCGGCGCCGTCCGGTCTGCGGGTCGGCCTCAGCGGAGAGACCCTGCTCCTGGACGCCGCGCAGACCCCGGCGGGGCACTACACCGTCACCGTGACCGGCACGGCGGCAGGTCTGTCGCGGCAGGCCACGCTTCAGGTCAGCGTTTCCGCCCCGGCTCAGGTGAGCGGCGTGACCCTCACCGCCAGCCGCCTTTCGCTGACTGCCGGAGAGAACCTCGACCTGCAGGCCGCCGTGCAGGGAAGCGGCGCCTACCAGCCGGGCGTGACCTGGGAAGTGCGGGGCGACACCCCGGCCCTGAGTGCCCAACTCACGTCCCGCACCGACGGCAGCGCCGCGCTGAGCGTGCCCGCCAGCGCCCCCGGCGGCACCCTGACGGTCACGGCCCGCAGCGTGCACGACCCCTCGCGCCTCGCCCAGTTGCAAATCACGGTGCAGGTGCCCGTCGCCCCGCCACCGACGGCCCCGGCTCCTTCTGTCCCCAGCGGCTACGTCTGGTATCCCGGCAGTGACCGCGCCGCCAGCGCCGACGAACTCGAAGTCCTGCGTCTGACCAACGAGGCCCGCGCCCGGGGCGCCACCTGCGGCACCGTGCCGCAAGCCCCGGCCCCAGCGCTGCGCTGGAACGACCAGCTGGCCCGCGCCGCCCGCAACCATGCACTGGACCTGGGCAAACGCAGCTACTTCGACCACACCACCCCCGAAGGCGTGAAGTTCAGCGACCGCATCACCGGAGCGGGCTATGTCTGGCGCACCGCCGGAGAAAACATCGCCGCCGGGCAGCCCAGCCCCGCCGCCGTGGTGGACGCCTGGCTCAGAAGCCCCGGCCACTGCACCAACCTGATGAATCCCGCCTTCACCGAAATGGGCGTGGGTGGCGTGAGGGTGGACGGCAGCCCCTACGGCCTGTACTGGGGCCAGAACTTCGGGACGCCGCGCTGA
- the mnmE gene encoding tRNA uridine-5-carboxymethylaminomethyl(34) synthesis GTPase MnmE — translation MTLARSSRSGLQDTIAAIATAPGSAGVGIVRVSGPQALAIADGLFRGKRRPSRTPGGRFLFGELHAGGELLDEGLCLVFRGPRSYTGEDVAEFQTHGSPAVLGRVLSRTLDLGARLARPGEFTLRAYLAGRLDLAQAEAVLGLVEASTETARRQSALGLSGALSERVTQVGHLLTRTLAAIQALLDYPEEGVPDEDRAAPLAQAQAALEDLLASAHAGRVSTRGARLALIGRPNAGKSSLLNALLGYERSIVTPLPGTTRDYLEAGLELAGVPVTLLDTAGLRDTEDVIEAAGVRQAVTLAENADLVLVLEDGSQPREALPIALPAAASVLHVRTKADLPAAWADPAALDVSAKSGAGLPALREAIGAALLGDATRGEAWLTTERQADTVRRALAHVQAARTLPDDLAGYELEEALHALAELTGQDVQEDVVDAVFRNFCVGK, via the coding sequence ATGACGCTCGCCCGCTCGTCCCGTTCCGGTCTGCAAGACACCATCGCCGCCATCGCCACCGCGCCGGGCAGCGCCGGGGTGGGCATCGTGCGGGTCAGCGGGCCACAGGCGCTGGCGATTGCCGACGGGCTGTTTCGCGGCAAGCGCCGCCCCAGCCGCACCCCCGGTGGCCGCTTTCTGTTCGGGGAACTGCACGCGGGCGGCGAACTGCTCGACGAAGGGCTGTGTCTGGTGTTCCGGGGACCGCGCAGCTACACCGGCGAGGACGTGGCCGAGTTCCAGACGCACGGCAGCCCGGCGGTGCTGGGGCGGGTGCTGTCGCGCACGCTCGACCTCGGGGCGCGGCTGGCCCGGCCCGGCGAGTTCACGCTGCGGGCCTACCTCGCCGGGCGGCTCGACCTCGCGCAGGCCGAGGCGGTGCTGGGGCTGGTGGAGGCGAGCACCGAGACCGCCCGCCGCCAGAGCGCCCTGGGCCTGAGCGGAGCGCTGAGCGAGCGGGTGACGCAGGTGGGACACTTGCTGACCCGCACCCTGGCGGCGATTCAGGCGCTGCTCGACTACCCGGAAGAAGGCGTGCCCGACGAGGACCGCGCCGCGCCGCTGGCCCAGGCGCAGGCGGCGCTGGAAGACCTGCTCGCCAGCGCCCACGCCGGACGGGTCAGCACCCGGGGAGCGCGGCTGGCGCTCATCGGGCGGCCCAACGCGGGCAAAAGCAGCCTGCTGAACGCGCTGCTGGGCTACGAGCGCTCCATCGTGACGCCGCTGCCGGGCACCACCCGTGATTACCTCGAAGCGGGCCTGGAACTCGCCGGGGTGCCGGTCACGCTCCTCGACACGGCGGGCCTGCGCGACACCGAGGACGTCATCGAGGCCGCCGGGGTGCGTCAGGCCGTCACGCTGGCCGAAAACGCCGACCTGGTGCTGGTCCTCGAAGACGGCAGCCAGCCGCGTGAGGCGCTGCCGATTGCCCTGCCTGCGGCGGCCAGTGTGCTGCACGTGCGGACCAAGGCCGACCTGCCCGCCGCCTGGGCCGACCCCGCCGCGCTGGACGTGAGCGCCAAGTCGGGTGCGGGGCTGCCTGCGCTGCGTGAAGCCATCGGCGCCGCGCTGCTGGGCGACGCCACACGCGGCGAGGCGTGGCTGACCACCGAGCGGCAGGCCGACACCGTGCGCCGCGCGCTTGCCCACGTGCAGGCCGCCCGCACCCTGCCCGACGACCTCGCCGGGTACGAACTGGAAGAAGCGCTGCACGCCCTGGCCGAGCTGACCGGTCAGGACGTGCAGGAAGACGTGGTGGACGCCGTATTTCGCAATTTTTGCGTGGGCAAGTAA
- a CDS encoding ABC transporter permease: MLSLISLEFRKLLASRSARIALLVCALLPFLWSFAPRLNEILRVDLVSGWQLPAVSIGVAVQFLMPLFIAVTVAEMIGAEVAQGTLAPLLLRPVSRTRVIVGKLVVALFFPLLLVAATLLGSLVAGIPHGYGEFRGGTGLGPGLFQGVGMLSPSGALSEVLRGGLLTWVMLMPVAALSLFFGVLLLGTSAAALATLATLSVLRLMVVFPEGLQRVLLTSYLNLYVTQGSLTQALVLLFIYTLGFSLMAIFAFDRRDL; encoded by the coding sequence ATGCTCAGCCTGATTTCGCTCGAATTCCGTAAGCTGCTGGCCTCGCGCAGCGCCCGTATCGCCCTGCTGGTCTGTGCGCTGCTGCCTTTTCTGTGGTCGTTCGCGCCGCGCCTGAACGAGATTTTGCGGGTGGACCTCGTCAGCGGCTGGCAGCTTCCGGCGGTCAGCATCGGCGTGGCGGTGCAGTTCCTGATGCCGCTGTTTATCGCCGTGACCGTGGCCGAGATGATCGGCGCCGAGGTCGCGCAGGGCACGCTGGCCCCGCTGCTCCTGCGGCCCGTGAGCCGCACGCGGGTGATTGTCGGCAAGCTGGTCGTGGCGCTGTTTTTCCCGCTGCTGCTGGTCGCCGCCACCCTGCTCGGGTCGCTGGTGGCCGGGATTCCGCACGGTTACGGCGAGTTCAGGGGCGGCACGGGCCTGGGGCCGGGGCTGTTTCAGGGGGTGGGCATGCTCTCGCCCTCGGGGGCGCTGTCCGAAGTGCTGCGTGGCGGCCTGCTCACCTGGGTCATGCTGATGCCGGTGGCGGCCCTCTCGCTGTTTTTCGGCGTGCTGCTGCTGGGCACCTCGGCGGCGGCGTTGGCGACCCTGGCGACCCTGAGCGTGCTGCGGCTGATGGTCGTGTTCCCCGAGGGCTTGCAGCGCGTGCTGCTCACCAGTTACCTCAACCTCTACGTGACCCAGGGCAGCCTGACGCAGGCGCTGGTGCTGCTCTTTATCTACACCCTGGGCTTCAGCCTGATGGCGATTTTCGCCTTCGACCGGCGCGACCTGTAG
- a CDS encoding RNA-guided endonuclease InsQ/TnpB family protein translates to MKITLTAKLKLRHTPEQKQALDAVTLAYRDALNFTAQKAFEMDKTSNAAKIQKEVYATLRERFGLGAQMACSVPRYVGAAYKTLWTKVKQSKAAREVNPKAKRYKGLDNAPKFVSRTLSYQYQRDYSFKKGQQVSISTLNGRVVLPYEGYAQHLEYIAQGAEIGAGKLWYSKAKKQYFLLVPLTFELPEAEPATHKQVVGVDVGMRYFATASNTSGKALFKSGKATLRKAEWYAKARKSLQQKGTRSAVRRLVQLSGRERRFIADVNSSLAVQILNTFPHAFIGVEELTGVRDRTERRSRKNSSEKTRKANRRRARWSYAELLGFLAYKAPLRGSMVIKVDAHYTSQTCPKCGHCSKENRPHKGLMFICESCGYQLHSDLVGARNVGLRALLVRQDWASTGCLSCTPDVSDTETKAERLKRYSELRWSPDTSLGL, encoded by the coding sequence GTGAAGATTACGCTCACTGCCAAGTTGAAGTTGCGGCATACCCCAGAGCAGAAACAAGCTCTGGACGCCGTGACTTTGGCTTACCGTGATGCGCTGAACTTCACGGCCCAGAAGGCGTTTGAAATGGATAAAACCAGCAACGCTGCCAAGATTCAGAAAGAGGTATACGCAACTTTGCGGGAACGGTTCGGGCTGGGCGCTCAAATGGCCTGCTCCGTACCGCGTTACGTTGGAGCCGCCTACAAAACTCTCTGGACGAAGGTCAAACAGAGTAAGGCAGCGCGTGAGGTCAACCCCAAAGCCAAGCGGTATAAGGGACTGGACAACGCGCCCAAGTTCGTTTCTCGCACCCTGAGCTATCAGTACCAGCGCGATTACTCGTTCAAGAAAGGCCAGCAGGTGAGTATTTCCACCCTGAATGGCCGCGTGGTCTTGCCCTATGAAGGCTACGCTCAACACCTTGAATACATCGCGCAGGGGGCTGAAATTGGGGCAGGCAAACTCTGGTACAGCAAGGCCAAAAAGCAGTATTTCCTTTTGGTTCCGCTGACCTTTGAATTGCCTGAAGCTGAACCCGCTACCCATAAACAGGTGGTGGGGGTGGACGTGGGAATGCGCTACTTTGCCACTGCATCGAACACCTCTGGGAAAGCTCTTTTCAAGTCGGGTAAGGCCACACTCCGCAAAGCGGAGTGGTACGCCAAAGCCCGCAAAAGTCTTCAGCAAAAAGGCACTCGTTCCGCTGTGCGCCGTTTGGTACAACTGTCGGGCCGAGAAAGACGGTTTATTGCTGACGTTAATTCGTCTCTTGCTGTCCAAATCCTCAACACCTTTCCCCATGCCTTTATCGGCGTCGAGGAACTGACTGGAGTCCGTGACCGCACCGAACGGCGCAGCCGGAAGAACAGTTCCGAGAAAACCCGGAAGGCAAACCGTAGACGTGCAAGGTGGAGTTACGCCGAATTGCTGGGCTTCCTGGCTTACAAAGCGCCTCTGCGCGGTTCTATGGTGATCAAAGTGGATGCCCACTACACCAGCCAAACCTGCCCCAAGTGTGGACACTGCTCAAAAGAGAACAGGCCGCACAAGGGACTGATGTTTATCTGTGAAAGCTGTGGGTATCAGCTTCATAGCGACCTCGTAGGGGCAAGGAACGTAGGACTCAGGGCATTGCTTGTCCGGCAAGACTGGGCAAGCACGGGGTGTTTGTCATGCACCCCTGATGTGTCGGACACTGAAACCAAAGCTGAACGCCTGAAAAGGTACTCGGAGTTGCGGTGGAGTCCAGACACAAGCCTCGGACTTTAG
- a CDS encoding 1,4-dihydroxy-6-naphthoate synthase, translating to MTSSAPEASASLPDVLHLGYSFCPNDTFIFHALHAGLVQGPLPVQEVLEDVQTLNEWATEGRLPMTKISYRAYFGVMDRYVALRSGGALGRGVGPLIVTRPGVTDLTGLRVASPGALTTAELLLRLAYPGAEVVRMRYDEVMPAVQRGEYAGQPVGAGLIIHESRFTYPDYGLDNLLDLGAWWEGETGLPLPLGAILVRRDLPVRTQRALQDAVRRSLEYAYAHPGAARAYIRQHALEMSDEVMQAHIDLYVNALSLDVGEEGERAVRELLRRAVAAGAVTARTDLPLFVPALEETGEAS from the coding sequence ATGACGAGTTCCGCACCCGAAGCTTCCGCTTCCCTGCCCGACGTGCTGCACCTCGGGTATTCGTTTTGCCCCAACGACACCTTCATCTTTCACGCGCTGCACGCGGGGCTGGTGCAGGGGCCACTGCCGGTGCAGGAAGTTCTGGAGGACGTGCAGACCCTCAACGAGTGGGCCACCGAGGGCCGCCTGCCGATGACCAAAATCAGCTACCGCGCCTACTTCGGCGTGATGGACCGCTACGTGGCGCTGCGCTCGGGCGGGGCGCTGGGCCGGGGGGTGGGGCCGCTCATCGTGACCCGGCCCGGCGTCACGGACCTCACCGGCCTGCGGGTCGCCTCGCCGGGGGCGCTGACCACCGCCGAACTGCTGCTGCGCCTCGCCTATCCGGGCGCCGAGGTTGTGCGGATGCGCTACGACGAAGTGATGCCTGCCGTGCAGCGCGGCGAATACGCGGGGCAACCCGTCGGCGCGGGGCTGATTATTCACGAGTCGCGCTTTACCTACCCCGACTACGGCCTCGACAACCTGCTCGACCTCGGCGCTTGGTGGGAAGGCGAAACCGGGCTGCCGCTGCCGCTCGGCGCGATTCTGGTGCGGCGCGACCTGCCCGTCCGGACGCAGCGGGCGTTGCAGGACGCCGTGCGCCGCAGTCTGGAGTACGCCTACGCCCACCCCGGCGCGGCCCGCGCCTACATCCGGCAGCACGCGCTGGAAATGTCCGACGAGGTGATGCAGGCGCACATCGACCTGTACGTCAATGCCCTGAGTCTGGACGTGGGCGAGGAGGGCGAGCGGGCCGTGCGTGAGCTGCTGCGCCGGGCGGTGGCGGCCGGCGCGGTGACGGCGCGGACGGACCTGCCGCTGTTCGTGCCGGCCCTGGAAGAAACCGGGGAAGCGTCCTGA
- a CDS encoding TrmH family RNA methyltransferase has translation MPAAKLPDPITSLQNPQVKRLVRLRNRRERERDGLLLIEGARELMRAESAGVRVDELFVCPELFSPEAHDLFPDLGGATPLSRAAFEKVSGRENPDGVLGVAPLPAPRLPQPGSDALVVVLHGLEKPGNVGAILRTADAAGAAGVLVLGRGADPYGPNVIRASQGSVFSVPTAVLDEPQALAWLAEQSFRTVACTPDAPADYWDTPLTGRVALLLGAEHAGLPAEWRTAHQSVRVPMHGQADSLNVATAAALVLYEALRQRRGGGV, from the coding sequence ATGCCTGCCGCCAAGCTGCCCGACCCCATCACCTCGCTGCAAAATCCCCAGGTCAAACGGCTGGTGCGCCTGCGCAACCGGCGCGAGCGCGAGCGCGACGGCCTGCTGCTGATCGAGGGCGCCCGCGAGCTGATGCGGGCCGAGTCTGCGGGGGTGAGGGTGGATGAGCTGTTCGTCTGCCCCGAGCTGTTCAGCCCCGAGGCCCACGACCTGTTTCCCGACCTCGGCGGCGCCACGCCCCTGAGCCGCGCCGCCTTCGAGAAGGTCAGCGGGCGCGAGAACCCCGACGGGGTGCTGGGGGTGGCTCCGCTGCCCGCGCCGCGCCTGCCGCAGCCGGGAAGCGACGCGCTGGTGGTCGTGCTGCACGGCCTGGAAAAGCCCGGCAACGTGGGTGCCATCCTGCGGACCGCCGACGCAGCGGGCGCCGCCGGGGTGCTGGTGCTGGGGCGCGGCGCCGACCCCTACGGCCCCAACGTCATCCGGGCCAGTCAGGGCAGCGTTTTCAGCGTGCCGACTGCCGTGCTGGATGAGCCGCAGGCGCTGGCGTGGCTGGCCGAACAGAGCTTTCGGACCGTCGCCTGCACGCCCGACGCCCCCGCCGATTACTGGGACACCCCGCTGACCGGGCGGGTGGCGCTGCTGCTCGGGGCCGAGCACGCCGGGCTGCCTGCCGAGTGGCGAACGGCCCACCAGTCGGTGCGGGTGCCCATGCACGGACAGGCCGACTCGCTCAACGTGGCGACGGCGGCGGCGCTGGTGCTGTACGAAGCCCTCAGACAGCGCCGGGGCGGTGGGGTCTGA